From the genome of Gracilinanus agilis isolate LMUSP501 chromosome 2, AgileGrace, whole genome shotgun sequence, one region includes:
- the LOC123234149 gene encoding olfactory receptor 11H6-like — protein MNVSGGNRVTEFVLLSFPCPRNIQILLFGIFSLAYVLTLLGNGSIICAVRLDHQLHTPMYFLLANFSFLEICYINTTVPNILANFLSEAKTISFTACFVQFYFFFSTGATETFFLSLMAFDRYLAICQPLHYPMIMTGHFCIKLVFLCWVSGFLYFPVPICFMTQLPFCGPNIIDHFVCDPGPLLALSCAPTTGIELSYSILNCLLIFVTFPFILGSYTLVLRAVLNVPSAAGRKKAFSTCGSHLIVVSLFYGTLMVMYISPKSGNSSGSQKIFTLFYSVVTPLVNPLIYSLRNKEMKIALRKVQMSIKTIHRR, from the coding sequence ATGAATGTATCAGGAGGAAACAGAGTGACTGAGTTCGTCCTTCTGAGCTTTCCTTGCCCCAGGAACATACAGATCCTGCTCTTTGGGATATTCTCTCTGGCCTATGTCTTGACCTTATTGGGGAATGGGTCCATAATCTGTGCAGTGAGGTTGGATCACCAGCTACACACCCCTATGTACTTCCTACTGGCCAACTTCTCCTTCTTGGAAATCTGCTACATTAACACCACGGTTCCTAACATTTTGGCCAACTTTCTCTCTGAGGCCAAAACCATCTCCTTCACCGCCTGTTTTGTCCAGTTCTACTTCTTCTTTTCCACAGGTGCCACTGAGACTTTCTTCCTATCTCTTATGGCTTTCGATCGGTACTTGGCCATTTGTCAGCCTCTGCATTACCCCATGATCATGACAGGACATTTTTGCATCAAATTAGTATTCctttgctgggtgagtggcttCCTCTACTTCCCAGTCCCTATTTGCTTCATGACTCAATTACCTTTCTGTGGTCCAAATATCATTGATCACTTTGTCTGTGACCCAGGTCCCTTGCTGGCTCTGTCTTGTGCCCCTACCACAGGGATTGAACTCTCTTATTCTATCCTAAACTGTCTCCTCATCTTTGTCACCTTCCCTTTCATCCTTGGATCCTACACGCTAGTACTCAGAGCTGTCTTGAATGTTCCTTCTGCAGCTGGCCGGAAGAAAGCTTTCTCCACATGTGGTTCCCATCTAATTGTGGTCTCTCTGTTCTACGGGACCCTCATGGTCATGTACATCAGTCCAAAATCTGGAAATTCATCTGGTTCACagaaaatttttactttattttactcAGTAGTGACCCCACTGGTGAATCCCTTGATCTACAGTCTGCGTAACAAGGAAATGAAGATTGCTCTAAGAAAAGTCCAGATGAGCATAAAAACCATCCATAGAAGATAA